Proteins co-encoded in one Spirosoma endbachense genomic window:
- a CDS encoding winged helix-turn-helix transcriptional regulator — MILTEGKTKHIDCLEQMLPIRDALDVISGKWKVLILTSIMHGNRRFTEIQTSIPKINPKVLSKELKDMEEHQLIKRIVHDDHPVLIEYIATDYSRSLKKVMMELHSWGINHRKQLLGK, encoded by the coding sequence ATGATTTTAACAGAGGGCAAAACGAAGCATATCGATTGTTTAGAACAGATGCTTCCGATCCGTGATGCGCTGGATGTAATAAGTGGCAAATGGAAAGTATTGATTCTAACGTCAATTATGCATGGCAATCGGCGTTTTACGGAAATACAGACGAGCATTCCCAAAATCAACCCCAAGGTTCTTTCCAAAGAATTAAAAGACATGGAAGAACATCAGTTAATCAAGCGAATCGTTCATGATGATCACCCTGTTTTAATTGAATATATCGCTACGGATTATTCCCGTTCGCTGAAGAAGGTCATGATGGAACTACATAGCTGGGGGATTAATCACCGCAAACAATTGCTGGGAAAATAA
- a CDS encoding BNR-4 repeat-containing protein gives MLRILVAVLCLAVTSTGQAQTLNQKAAGYRGIWYFIGPTNNEYAYKYSGGLGTYPANHYPFSVYAPAVQRTFFCYGGVTDSTSRDLCHMIGYFDHKTGMVSRPTLLLNKKTDDAHDNPVIQLDAQGYIWVFSTSHGTERPSFIHRSRKPYDISSFEPITATRQDDAGKRIPFDNFSYLQTYYQPGRGFFNLMTHYDRGVLIYGANKPRRTISFITSPDGVNWSAWQDIATIEEGHYQSSGQWKNKVGSAFNYHPNTKVGAGLDYRTNIYYAETDDFGKTWHTADGKPLRLPLAEIANPALVKEYKSLGLNAYISDVNYDEVGRPIILYITSKGPDPGPANGPHEWHIAHWTGKEWAIHRVTQSDHNYDMGSLYVQGKTWQIIGPVEAGPQPYGTGGNLILLKSTNQGQSWATMKAITKNMVRNQTYPRRPVAAQPGFYAFWADGNARKPSASYLYFCNQDGQVFQLPAEMKTELEKPILVK, from the coding sequence ATGTTACGTATCCTTGTCGCCGTGCTGTGTCTGGCCGTAACGTCTACGGGACAGGCGCAGACCCTCAATCAGAAAGCCGCTGGTTATCGCGGAATCTGGTATTTCATCGGCCCTACCAACAATGAGTACGCTTATAAATACAGTGGTGGTTTAGGCACCTACCCCGCGAATCATTACCCGTTTTCGGTCTATGCCCCAGCTGTTCAGCGGACGTTTTTCTGTTATGGAGGTGTGACAGATTCTACTTCCCGTGATCTGTGCCATATGATCGGCTACTTCGACCATAAAACGGGCATGGTATCCCGCCCGACACTCCTGCTCAATAAAAAGACCGACGACGCCCACGATAATCCGGTGATTCAACTGGATGCTCAGGGATACATCTGGGTGTTTTCTACCTCACACGGCACCGAACGCCCGTCTTTTATCCACCGCAGCCGTAAACCATACGACATTAGTTCGTTTGAGCCAATAACGGCAACGCGGCAGGATGACGCCGGGAAACGCATTCCGTTCGACAACTTTTCGTACCTGCAAACGTATTACCAGCCGGGCCGGGGTTTCTTCAATCTGATGACACATTACGATCGTGGCGTTCTGATCTACGGGGCAAACAAACCCCGCCGAACAATCTCGTTCATTACCAGTCCCGATGGCGTTAACTGGTCGGCCTGGCAGGATATCGCGACTATTGAAGAAGGTCATTACCAATCCAGTGGGCAATGGAAGAATAAAGTGGGCAGTGCATTCAACTATCATCCCAATACCAAAGTTGGAGCGGGGCTGGACTATCGCACCAACATCTATTACGCGGAAACCGATGATTTTGGGAAAACCTGGCACACGGCTGACGGGAAGCCGCTTCGCCTGCCATTGGCAGAAATAGCCAATCCGGCCCTGGTGAAGGAGTATAAAAGTCTGGGATTAAACGCGTACATCAGCGATGTGAATTATGATGAGGTTGGCCGTCCAATAATTTTGTATATCACCAGCAAAGGCCCCGACCCCGGCCCTGCCAACGGACCACATGAATGGCATATTGCCCATTGGACCGGTAAAGAATGGGCCATTCATCGGGTGACTCAATCAGACCATAATTACGATATGGGCTCGCTTTATGTACAGGGGAAAACCTGGCAGATTATTGGGCCGGTCGAAGCGGGGCCACAGCCATACGGTACGGGTGGCAACCTGATCCTGCTGAAAAGCACAAATCAGGGACAGAGCTGGGCAACCATGAAAGCTATCACTAAAAACATGGTTCGCAATCAGACCTATCCACGGCGTCCGGTGGCAGCGCAGCCTGGTTTTTACGCGTTCTGGGCCGATGGAAACGCCCGAAAGCCATCAGCGTCCTACCTCTATTTCTGCAATCAGGACGGTCAGGTTTTTCAGCTACCCGCCGAGATGAAGACTGAGCTGGAGAAACCAATCCTGGTAAAATAA
- a CDS encoding DoxX family protein has translation MVSQQKNSKNRHIALWVVQILLALSFIGSGLFKLVTPVSTLADMWRWAGEYPNLLRFTAVLDLGGGIGIVLPAFIRKPGLIVWAALGLAMLMVCAIAFHLSRGEAANTPFNFVMLALALFVFWGRRMRRW, from the coding sequence ATGGTAAGCCAACAAAAAAACTCAAAAAATCGGCACATAGCCTTATGGGTCGTTCAGATACTACTTGCACTTTCCTTTATTGGATCGGGGCTTTTTAAATTGGTTACGCCTGTTTCTACGCTTGCCGACATGTGGCGCTGGGCGGGAGAATATCCGAACCTGCTTCGTTTCACGGCTGTACTCGATCTAGGTGGCGGTATTGGTATCGTTTTACCCGCCTTTATCCGTAAGCCAGGGTTAATTGTATGGGCAGCGTTGGGTTTAGCGATGCTTATGGTCTGCGCCATTGCCTTCCATTTGTCTCGTGGCGAGGCCGCCAATACACCGTTCAATTTTGTCATGCTGGCACTCGCCCTGTTCGTTTTCTGGGGGCGTCGTATGAGACGTTGGTAA
- a CDS encoding (2Fe-2S)-binding protein, which produces MAIFKLQVNGRSYQADVDPDTPLLWVLRDSLGLVGTKYGCGIAQCGACTVHVDGEATRSCVLPVSSIGKAKVTTIEGLSANGDHPVQKAWNEVDVAQCGYCQAGQIMTAAALLKRNPKPTQAQIDDTMTGNLCRCGTYHRIREAVKLAAASTPSTKPAKTK; this is translated from the coding sequence ATGGCTATCTTCAAACTACAAGTCAATGGACGGAGTTATCAGGCCGATGTTGATCCCGATACTCCTTTATTATGGGTATTGCGCGATTCTCTTGGCCTGGTCGGCACTAAATATGGATGCGGAATTGCCCAATGTGGTGCCTGTACTGTTCATGTGGACGGTGAAGCAACTCGTTCCTGTGTTCTCCCTGTTTCTTCTATAGGAAAAGCAAAGGTTACGACTATTGAAGGCTTATCAGCCAATGGTGACCATCCGGTTCAAAAGGCGTGGAATGAAGTAGATGTTGCGCAATGTGGCTATTGCCAGGCGGGTCAGATTATGACGGCAGCAGCCCTGCTCAAGCGTAATCCAAAACCAACCCAAGCCCAGATTGATGATACAATGACCGGTAATCTTTGCCGGTGTGGAACCTATCACCGCATACGCGAAGCGGTGAAATTAGCGGCAGCCTCTACTCCTTCCACTAAACCTGCAAAAACCAAATAG
- a CDS encoding M14 metallopeptidase family protein: MKHLLLLAGLMVASLSASSQTTNSSSTRLDSPAQFLGYKIGERFTPHHRVLAYAEQVARQMPSRVKLLPYGTTYEGRQLMAVAIASEANLARLDEIRTNNLKRIGMLEGQPSTATQPPIAWLSYNVHGNEAVSSEAFMEVLYRLLNTTDPISQKIMNTTVVILDPGLNPDGHDRYVNWYNQMMGQYADPTPFAREHVEPWPGGRYTHYLFDPNRDWAWQTQEITQHRMALYQQWMPHLHGDFHEMGVESPYYFAPSAKPYHEDITPFQRQFQQTIGQYCSRYFDQKGWLYYTRERFDLFYPSYGDTYPTYNGAIGMTYEQGGNSRAGLAIEKNDGDTLTLRQRIDHHYVASIATLESVADRPAEVVKEFGQFFDKSRNTPIGPYKSYLIKSNGDAGRLKSLQQLLDRNKITYGYAGKAQTVAGFNYTSQKNEKSVAIAAEDMVISAYQSKSTLLKILFEPNSALEDSATYDITAWSLPYAFGLQTYGLTTRLTPVASQSATSAPASTTITKPYAYVVRWQSLPAVQLLAGLLKQKVRVRAAEKPFELENKTYPSGTLIVTRAGNERFGDRFDALVRAEATKSGADLTPVQTGFVAKGSDFGSDFVTGLKAPRVGLVVGEGTPPPAAGEVWHFFDQELGYPISLIDGNTLGNVEWSKLDVLILPTNYNYARFLNDKNLSSIREWIRAGGKLIALERATSFLAGKDGFDLKEKEDKSGKDKAKEKSNPADSLKLYGNRERATISDETPGSIYRVNIDTTHPLGFGLTGGYYTLVQNTFNYDFLKDGWNVGYLKADNYVAGFSGKNAKDKLKNTLLMGVQNYGRGSIVYLADDPLFRGFWYNGKLLFGNAVFMVGN, encoded by the coding sequence ATGAAACACCTTTTGCTGCTGGCGGGCCTTATGGTCGCGTCGCTGTCGGCTTCATCGCAAACGACCAACTCCTCATCCACCCGACTGGATTCGCCCGCTCAATTCCTCGGCTATAAAATTGGCGAACGATTTACACCCCATCATCGCGTTCTGGCTTATGCTGAGCAAGTTGCCCGGCAGATGCCTTCCCGTGTCAAACTCCTCCCCTATGGTACAACCTATGAAGGCCGTCAGTTAATGGCCGTTGCCATCGCTTCGGAAGCGAACCTGGCTCGTCTCGACGAGATTCGAACCAACAACCTCAAACGCATTGGCATGCTCGAAGGGCAACCCTCAACGGCAACTCAGCCGCCTATTGCGTGGCTCAGCTACAACGTTCACGGCAACGAAGCCGTTAGTTCCGAAGCTTTCATGGAAGTCCTGTACCGGCTGTTGAATACAACAGATCCGATTTCCCAGAAAATCATGAACACGACGGTTGTCATTCTGGACCCCGGCCTGAATCCGGATGGGCATGACCGGTATGTGAACTGGTACAATCAGATGATGGGTCAGTACGCCGATCCGACACCCTTCGCCCGTGAACACGTTGAGCCCTGGCCAGGTGGTCGATACACGCACTACCTGTTCGACCCAAACCGCGACTGGGCCTGGCAAACTCAGGAAATTACACAGCATCGCATGGCGCTCTATCAGCAATGGATGCCTCACCTCCACGGCGATTTTCACGAAATGGGAGTTGAAAGCCCCTATTACTTCGCACCTTCAGCCAAACCCTATCACGAAGATATTACGCCGTTTCAGCGGCAGTTTCAGCAAACCATTGGCCAATATTGCAGCCGCTATTTTGATCAGAAGGGCTGGCTCTACTACACCCGCGAGCGTTTTGACCTCTTTTATCCCAGTTACGGCGACACCTACCCAACCTACAACGGGGCCATCGGTATGACCTACGAACAGGGTGGTAATTCACGGGCTGGTCTGGCTATTGAAAAAAACGATGGCGATACGCTGACCCTTCGCCAACGGATCGACCACCATTATGTAGCCAGCATCGCCACACTTGAATCGGTAGCCGATCGTCCAGCGGAGGTCGTGAAAGAATTTGGCCAGTTTTTCGACAAATCGCGAAACACACCTATCGGGCCTTACAAAAGCTACCTCATTAAATCCAATGGCGATGCCGGGCGCTTAAAATCACTGCAACAGCTTCTGGATCGCAATAAAATCACGTATGGCTATGCGGGCAAAGCACAGACAGTAGCCGGATTCAATTACACAAGCCAGAAAAACGAAAAATCGGTTGCTATTGCTGCCGAAGACATGGTTATTAGCGCCTATCAGTCAAAGTCGACGTTGCTCAAAATTCTGTTTGAACCAAATTCAGCTCTGGAAGACTCCGCAACGTATGACATTACGGCCTGGTCGCTGCCTTATGCTTTCGGTCTGCAAACCTATGGCCTGACAACCCGATTAACGCCCGTCGCTTCTCAATCCGCAACGAGTGCGCCCGCTTCGACAACGATCACGAAACCCTATGCTTATGTTGTGCGCTGGCAGTCGCTCCCGGCCGTGCAACTGCTCGCTGGTTTGCTGAAGCAAAAAGTCAGAGTGAGAGCAGCCGAGAAACCGTTTGAATTAGAAAACAAGACGTATCCCTCGGGAACGCTCATTGTAACACGCGCCGGAAATGAACGCTTTGGCGATCGTTTCGATGCCCTCGTTCGGGCCGAAGCCACCAAGTCGGGTGCCGACCTTACACCGGTCCAGACCGGCTTCGTAGCAAAAGGGTCTGACTTCGGGTCTGATTTTGTAACGGGACTAAAAGCACCCCGTGTGGGCCTCGTTGTGGGCGAAGGGACCCCTCCACCGGCAGCGGGCGAGGTTTGGCACTTCTTCGATCAGGAGTTGGGCTACCCCATTTCGCTTATCGATGGGAACACGCTCGGGAACGTTGAGTGGAGCAAACTGGATGTGTTAATTCTGCCAACGAACTACAATTACGCTCGCTTTCTGAACGACAAGAACCTGTCTTCCATCAGAGAGTGGATTCGGGCTGGTGGTAAACTCATTGCTCTGGAGCGGGCTACATCGTTTCTGGCAGGAAAAGATGGGTTTGATCTGAAAGAGAAAGAAGATAAAAGCGGCAAGGACAAAGCAAAAGAGAAAAGCAACCCGGCCGACTCGCTTAAGCTCTATGGCAACCGCGAACGGGCAACTATTTCAGATGAAACGCCCGGCAGCATTTATCGCGTTAACATCGACACAACGCACCCACTCGGTTTCGGACTGACAGGCGGCTATTACACCCTGGTGCAGAACACGTTCAATTACGACTTCCTGAAAGATGGCTGGAACGTTGGTTACCTGAAGGCCGACAATTATGTAGCTGGCTTCTCGGGTAAAAATGCAAAGGACAAGCTAAAAAATACGCTGCTGATGGGCGTTCAGAATTACGGTCGCGGAAGCATCGTCTATCTGGCCGATGATCCGCTTTTCCGGGGATTCTGGTACAATGGCAAACTGCTCTTTGGCAATGCCGTATTCATGGTTGGCAACTAG
- a CDS encoding pyridoxal phosphate-dependent decarboxylase family protein, whose amino-acid sequence MATKRATPIQIGKEEFKKIGYQLIDAVADFFDTIEEKPVTTGESPKQLQTIIGTQSIPEEGKSVEEILTKTTDLLFNHSLFNGHPKFFGYITSSPAPIGALADLLAAAVNPNVGANSLSPIATEIEKQTVKWLAELIGVSPSYGGLLVSGGNMANFTAFLAARTAKAPKTIKEEGMATLAQQLTVYCSKTTHTWIDKAAVLFGLGSSAIRWIPTDSQNKMDNDVLEQTIKADLANACQPIMVIGTAGDVSTGAVDNLKGIASICQAYDLWFHIDGAYGIPAAVIPKLNDVFEGIQAADSIALDPHKWLYSPLEAGCTLVKNPNHLLETYSSHPVYYNFSTTDEVPALNYYEYGFQNSRGFRALKVWLTLQQVGRRGYIKMIGEDIALSKLLFDLANKHSEIEAITQNLSITTFRYVPLDYRPATQEETGYLNRLNESLLNELQQGGQVFLSNAVINGVYCLRACIVNFRTSKKDIEEIIVIIVDEGRKMHSQLLTKID is encoded by the coding sequence ATGGCAACGAAACGGGCAACTCCAATCCAAATCGGGAAAGAAGAATTCAAAAAAATTGGCTACCAGTTAATTGATGCCGTTGCCGATTTTTTTGACACCATTGAGGAAAAACCCGTGACCACTGGAGAGTCTCCCAAACAATTGCAAACAATTATTGGCACACAATCCATACCCGAAGAGGGAAAGTCTGTTGAAGAAATTCTTACTAAAACCACAGACTTACTATTCAACCATTCGCTCTTTAATGGCCATCCCAAATTTTTTGGCTATATCACGTCCTCTCCGGCACCAATCGGTGCATTAGCCGATTTGTTAGCTGCTGCAGTTAATCCTAATGTCGGTGCCAACAGCTTAAGCCCCATTGCCACTGAAATTGAAAAACAAACCGTGAAATGGCTGGCTGAATTAATTGGCGTTTCTCCCAGCTATGGAGGTCTACTGGTTAGTGGTGGTAATATGGCCAATTTTACCGCTTTTTTAGCGGCTCGAACGGCAAAAGCCCCTAAAACAATAAAAGAAGAGGGAATGGCTACTCTCGCTCAACAATTGACAGTCTATTGCTCAAAAACGACGCATACCTGGATCGACAAAGCGGCTGTTTTATTTGGCCTTGGTTCCAGTGCCATTCGCTGGATTCCGACTGATAGCCAGAACAAAATGGACAATGATGTTCTGGAACAAACCATTAAGGCGGACCTTGCCAATGCTTGTCAACCCATTATGGTTATCGGAACCGCCGGCGATGTTAGTACCGGTGCGGTAGATAATCTGAAGGGGATTGCTTCAATCTGCCAGGCATATGACCTGTGGTTTCATATAGATGGGGCTTATGGGATACCGGCGGCTGTGATTCCGAAACTGAACGATGTATTTGAAGGCATTCAGGCCGCCGATTCGATTGCCCTCGATCCGCACAAATGGCTCTATAGCCCATTGGAAGCCGGCTGTACGTTAGTAAAAAATCCCAACCACTTACTGGAGACCTACAGCTCTCATCCAGTCTATTATAATTTCAGTACGACCGACGAAGTGCCAGCTCTAAATTATTATGAATACGGCTTTCAGAATTCACGAGGTTTCCGGGCATTAAAAGTCTGGCTTACGTTACAACAGGTAGGGCGACGGGGTTATATCAAAATGATTGGTGAAGATATAGCCTTATCGAAGTTATTATTCGATCTGGCTAATAAGCATTCTGAAATCGAAGCCATTACGCAGAATTTAAGCATTACAACGTTTAGGTATGTTCCACTAGATTATAGACCTGCCACTCAAGAAGAGACGGGTTATCTGAACAGATTAAATGAATCCCTGCTGAACGAATTGCAACAGGGAGGTCAGGTATTTTTATCAAATGCCGTTATCAATGGCGTGTATTGCTTAAGGGCCTGTATTGTTAATTTTAGAACATCAAAAAAAGATATAGAGGAAATTATAGTGATCATCGTTGATGAAGGCCGAAAAATGCACAGCCAACTCCTGACGAAAATCGACTGA
- a CDS encoding xanthine dehydrogenase family protein molybdopterin-binding subunit → MQTVSQSSRRSFLKIASAAGGGLLLGFNWAESEAAASAVVDATASVPTAFAGGADFNSYLSINPQGIITIFSPNPEVGQGIKTAFPIIVAEELDADWKKVVVEQAPLDTKKFERQVAGGSGSIPHSWQRLRKAGATARQMLVLAASKRWNVPASECSTENGFVLHTGSNRRLSYGDLATEASQITVPADVKLKEIKDFKLIGSTVKNVDNPKIITGKPLFGLDFYREGMLFAMLQRPAFGYKLKSVDSKAAKSMGGIVDVVTFDNNVAVVGKSTWQVKKAKDALKIEWEKADVLESTSDHNRLFKEMLDSSNATVRRKDGDVETAFKNAAKVVKAEYQCPFLPHNPLEPMNFFAHVREDGAELVGPTQTPELARNETAKLLGISPDKVSVELTRMGGGFGRRLKADYVIEAVQVSKLVKAPVKVIWTREDDMTGGSYRPAVRYRFEAALDAQGNMVGYKLRGASINAGNATREDNFPSGAVDNLLIDSVDHKSPITTGPWRAPITNFLAFAEQSFIDEVAQAAGKDPVQFRLELLDKAKQKPVGAIKYDIDRMKGVIELAAEKSGWGKRKGADGKLVAQGFSVYFSHRSYVAQVGEVVMQKGKPVLQKVYSAADCGVVVNQSGAQQQVRGCVVDGIGHAMYGNITFKDGVPEQKNFNEFRLIRLNEIPEVEVHFVQNEIEPTGLGEPSLPPAGGAIANAIYKATGKRLRSQPFAQQEEFKGVS, encoded by the coding sequence ATGCAGACTGTATCACAATCAAGCCGTAGAAGCTTTCTGAAAATAGCTTCGGCAGCCGGAGGAGGTCTTTTGCTGGGCTTTAATTGGGCCGAGTCTGAAGCTGCCGCGTCGGCAGTAGTTGATGCCACGGCTTCAGTGCCCACCGCATTCGCTGGAGGAGCTGACTTTAACAGTTATCTGTCTATTAATCCGCAAGGTATTATTACCATATTTTCCCCTAATCCTGAAGTCGGACAGGGGATCAAGACGGCTTTCCCGATTATTGTTGCCGAAGAGTTAGATGCTGACTGGAAGAAAGTGGTTGTTGAACAAGCTCCGCTGGATACTAAAAAGTTTGAACGCCAGGTAGCTGGTGGTAGCGGATCTATTCCTCATTCCTGGCAGCGATTACGGAAAGCCGGTGCTACTGCACGACAAATGCTAGTGCTGGCAGCTTCGAAACGTTGGAATGTTCCGGCTTCAGAATGCTCAACCGAGAATGGATTTGTACTGCACACGGGAAGCAATCGTAGACTTAGTTATGGTGATCTGGCTACCGAAGCTTCTCAAATAACTGTTCCTGCTGATGTTAAGCTGAAAGAGATCAAGGATTTTAAACTGATTGGCAGCACCGTCAAGAATGTCGACAATCCGAAAATTATTACAGGAAAGCCTCTTTTTGGATTAGATTTCTACCGCGAGGGGATGCTGTTTGCGATGCTGCAACGGCCGGCGTTTGGCTATAAGTTGAAATCAGTAGATTCGAAGGCTGCCAAGTCGATGGGTGGCATTGTGGATGTCGTGACATTCGATAATAATGTAGCAGTAGTTGGTAAATCGACCTGGCAGGTTAAGAAAGCGAAAGATGCGCTCAAGATCGAGTGGGAAAAAGCGGATGTCCTGGAAAGCACATCCGATCATAATCGCCTTTTTAAAGAAATGCTGGATAGTTCGAACGCTACCGTTCGGCGGAAAGACGGTGATGTTGAAACAGCTTTTAAGAATGCGGCTAAAGTTGTAAAGGCAGAATATCAATGTCCGTTCTTACCACATAATCCGCTGGAGCCAATGAATTTCTTTGCCCATGTTCGTGAAGATGGTGCAGAATTGGTTGGTCCAACCCAAACTCCCGAATTAGCCCGTAACGAAACCGCAAAATTGCTTGGCATTTCGCCCGACAAAGTGAGTGTTGAATTGACGCGCATGGGCGGAGGGTTTGGCCGTCGATTGAAAGCCGATTATGTGATCGAGGCTGTTCAGGTTTCGAAACTTGTTAAGGCTCCCGTTAAAGTTATCTGGACGCGTGAGGACGATATGACGGGTGGTAGTTATCGGCCCGCTGTTCGTTACCGGTTCGAAGCGGCTCTTGATGCACAGGGAAACATGGTTGGGTACAAACTTCGGGGGGCCAGCATAAATGCCGGAAACGCAACCCGCGAAGATAATTTCCCATCTGGTGCTGTCGATAACCTCCTGATTGATAGTGTAGACCACAAATCCCCGATTACAACTGGACCGTGGCGGGCACCCATTACGAACTTCCTGGCGTTTGCCGAACAGTCGTTTATTGACGAAGTAGCGCAGGCTGCGGGTAAAGATCCTGTGCAGTTCAGGCTTGAATTGCTCGATAAAGCCAAGCAGAAGCCGGTTGGAGCTATAAAATATGACATTGACCGAATGAAGGGGGTTATTGAGTTAGCCGCCGAAAAATCGGGTTGGGGTAAGAGAAAAGGGGCTGATGGTAAACTCGTCGCTCAGGGATTCAGCGTTTATTTCTCGCACCGCTCTTATGTGGCTCAGGTCGGTGAAGTCGTGATGCAGAAGGGTAAACCCGTTTTGCAGAAAGTATATTCGGCGGCTGACTGTGGCGTCGTTGTTAACCAAAGCGGTGCACAACAGCAGGTTCGCGGCTGCGTCGTTGATGGTATTGGCCACGCGATGTACGGAAATATTACATTCAAGGACGGTGTTCCTGAACAGAAAAATTTCAATGAATTCCGGCTTATTCGGCTTAATGAAATTCCAGAGGTAGAAGTGCACTTTGTCCAGAATGAGATTGAGCCAACTGGTCTGGGCGAACCTTCATTGCCGCCAGCGGGGGGCGCTATCGCCAATGCCATTTACAAAGCTACCGGCAAACGATTGCGGAGCCAGCCATTTGCGCAGCAGGAAGAATTTAAAGGCGTTTCTTAA
- a CDS encoding NmrA family NAD(P)-binding protein encodes MKVVVTGSLGNISKPLAKELVEKGHAVTVISSKPEKQKAIEALGVTAAIGSLDDVDFLVSTFTGADAVYTMVPPNYAVPDLRAYYQKIGNSYAQAIRQVGIKRVVNLSSYGADLDKGTGFILGAYDVEGILNELSDVAITHLRPTYFYYNLYIFVDMIKEAGFIGANYGDDDKLVMVAPVDIAAVAAEELVILDAVQAIRYVASDDLTASEVAHRLGVAIGKPALKWITFTDEQAQSGFEDRGIPAYLAANFIDLGASIHSGAMRRDYDLNKPTAMGNVKLDDFAREFAAAFHRG; translated from the coding sequence ATGAAAGTTGTAGTAACAGGTTCGTTAGGAAATATCAGCAAGCCACTGGCTAAGGAGTTAGTAGAAAAAGGGCATGCAGTTACGGTTATCAGCAGCAAACCAGAAAAGCAAAAAGCCATTGAAGCACTGGGTGTCACCGCAGCCATTGGTTCTTTGGACGATGTTGATTTCCTGGTGTCCACCTTTACAGGTGCCGATGCCGTTTATACGATGGTGCCGCCCAATTATGCCGTGCCTGACCTGAGAGCGTATTACCAGAAAATTGGCAATAGCTATGCGCAGGCCATCAGACAGGTGGGTATAAAGCGTGTGGTTAATCTCAGTAGTTACGGTGCAGATTTAGATAAGGGCACTGGATTCATCCTCGGTGCTTACGATGTAGAAGGCATACTAAATGAACTGTCGGACGTTGCCATTACGCACCTTCGCCCTACTTATTTTTATTACAACCTGTACATTTTTGTCGATATGATAAAAGAAGCGGGTTTTATTGGCGCGAATTACGGGGACGATGACAAACTTGTTATGGTTGCTCCAGTTGATATTGCCGCCGTCGCTGCCGAAGAACTGGTGATCTTGGATGCTGTACAGGCCATACGCTATGTAGCCAGCGATGATCTTACCGCCAGCGAAGTGGCTCATCGTTTAGGTGTCGCCATTGGCAAGCCAGCTCTAAAGTGGATCACCTTTACCGATGAGCAGGCCCAAAGTGGTTTCGAAGACAGAGGAATACCTGCCTATCTGGCCGCGAACTTTATCGATCTGGGGGCAAGTATTCATAGTGGCGCCATGCGACGTGATTATGACCTGAACAAACCAACGGCTATGGGCAATGTAAAGCTCGACGATTTTGCCCGAGAATTTGCGGCTGCTTTTCACAGGGGGTAA
- a CDS encoding helix-turn-helix domain-containing protein: MKSIQPLRIKTITDYHKLMALPKPEHPLVSVLNFEVIKRLSGGKPTSIIHDFYSIALKRNFNGKMKYGQQEYDFDEGILIFISPGQVFTIEADEELQHSGWLLLVNPDFLWNTPLAKLIKQYEYFSYSVHEALHLSEKEEAIITGIIKNIEQEYHSPIDGFSQAVIIAQLELILTYADRFYHRQFITRKITNHKLLNRLEAILADYFTSNDLAEKGLPTVQYIAESLNVSPNYLSVLLKVLTGQSTQQHIHDKLIEKAKEKLSTTDLTVSEIAYELGFEHSQSFSSLFKSKTNCSPLEFRNSFIGPSIRQ, encoded by the coding sequence ATGAAAAGTATACAACCCCTCAGAATTAAGACCATAACCGACTATCATAAACTCATGGCTTTGCCAAAGCCGGAGCATCCATTGGTTAGCGTACTGAATTTTGAAGTGATCAAGCGTTTGTCGGGTGGTAAGCCGACAAGCATTATTCATGATTTTTATTCCATCGCGCTTAAACGAAATTTTAACGGCAAGATGAAATACGGTCAGCAGGAATATGATTTTGATGAGGGAATACTAATCTTCATTTCGCCCGGTCAGGTTTTTACAATTGAGGCAGATGAAGAGTTACAACATTCGGGCTGGTTGTTACTCGTTAATCCCGATTTTTTGTGGAATACACCCTTAGCCAAACTAATAAAGCAATACGAATATTTTAGTTATTCGGTACATGAAGCCCTGCACCTTTCAGAAAAAGAAGAAGCCATAATTACGGGGATTATAAAAAATATTGAACAGGAATATCATTCGCCCATCGATGGATTTAGTCAGGCCGTAATTATTGCACAGCTTGAATTAATACTGACGTATGCTGATCGATTTTATCATCGCCAATTCATAACCCGAAAAATTACGAACCATAAGCTCCTCAATCGACTGGAAGCTATTCTTGCCGACTATTTTACTAGTAATGATTTAGCGGAAAAAGGATTACCAACGGTTCAATACATTGCCGAATCGTTAAATGTATCGCCAAATTATCTGAGCGTATTGTTAAAAGTATTGACAGGTCAAAGTACCCAACAGCACATACACGATAAATTGATAGAAAAGGCAAAAGAAAAACTGTCGACTACCGATTTGACCGTAAGCGAAATTGCCTATGAATTAGGCTTTGAACATTCGCAGTCATTTAGCAGCTTATTCAAGAGCAAAACCAATTGTTCACCACTGGAGTTTCGAAATTCTTTTATTGGTCCCTCAATTCGTCAGTAA